Below is a genomic region from Anoplolepis gracilipes chromosome 1, ASM4749672v1, whole genome shotgun sequence.
aatgaactatttaccaaataaaattgtgctgcaataaaaaaattaaaattattttttatcttaataacgCAGACAAgagaaaagtattatttaaacaaagcAAATTAAACGCAAGCAATTCTAAATAAGCTCTAGCCACATTATGTCTTGTGATTCCACAATGCAATTGCAAGGTTACAATGATCTGTGTTATCTAATGGAGACTAGGTCATGGCTAAAAAAATCCCTATTaagtataattgtttaaaaacatactacttaaatttaaaaaataattagacaaatatagcaaaaatatagtaaagttagaataaataatagcaattgttaatgtaaaaaaaaagtaacatatCTTACTTTTAAGACAAATAAATTGCAACGTTATTAAATTGCTCGTTGACaatactatatttaaattcctttatataaatgaaagaaagagagatacgaTGATATGATACATCGTTTCGAAGTCACATTAAGACAAACGAAACTTAATAACGTATATCCATTACTGATTCACAGAATCGTAAACTGATTTGCCGACATATTACTCCGTGTTTGTCTGAGAGATTTTGCGcaacaaaaatgataaagagTTCTTCATACAGATTATCGCcggtattttctttttttctccaacGAGACCAACCGTTGAAATTTATAGATACCTATGCGGTATCAATGACAGATATCGGAACTCGAGCTAAATTGGGGtgaaatgataaaatagtCGGTCGTCCCTACACGTCAAGATAACAAGCGTGTTATCGCTTTCTTTAAttcaaatgttaaatattttttcgggATACTTGCGTGTGTTTCACGCAAAGTAGAGGAACGATTGCCACAACGAGGCCGGTTCGGTATATCATCCTTATTTCCATCGGAAAGACACGTTTGTTGATAACGTTGACGGTACTACGTGTTTCTTTGAGTCGAACAAAAACAATGCAAAGTTAAATAGACATAGGATCGTATGTTACAGCTCTATATAGTGCTTTATTGTTCAAAATGTACTTAATTttgttgcatttttaattaaactttttctttcgatttatatgtattattcttaaatgcttataacatttaataacatatgttaattttagcaatatttaattagtcgatatgtataaaaataaaatttgatatgtgtatatatatgtgtgtgtgtaaatatataatagatccccaatatatttcaatccaaaatgtaaattaaaatatataatttaatatattataataaaaatataatttaaatatatattatttatattacgatatcagaaaatattaaaattagcgTGCGTCAGATTAAGTAAATTTAGCTTTGTATTGAGATCGCGTTGCTTTACTGCATTCTCGTTTATTCCTTTCTCCGAAGTTCCACTTTAGCATTGCATCGTAacttatatatagttttaagcgcgattttctgtttctttttattgattcactctcgaattaataaaaagacttTATTAACTAAATgtggttataaattatttttatcaattattacaatCAACTTTATTCTAAACCTACGATGCATCTCAATTGTAGATAATTGTTACACAGATTGATTGCTATGCAATTGTTACGGCTCTTATCATGATTATCTTATAATACAATCAATTCCTTAAACAAGTTTATACCACTAGAATATACAATGTTATCTTTCTTGTTGAATATTGCGAAAAGAACGAATGCATTCTCTACTGAAAGCGCTGTGTCAGTCTGGATCTTCTTAACTGGGATGATTATACATCTCGATTATACATCTCTCCCATAAGCGAATATGCATCTATATAACATACTTTCTCTTGACCTTTTATCATACTTGTACCCTAATATTAATTGCACCGTTTATCAAGCAGCgattattatgcatttttgtgtaataaagCTTTCACATATATGTGaggaaaatacatatttcccTCACatgtattatagaatatatctaTGATTATTAACTGTAGCGTCAAacgaaacaatttattaatcattaaaataagaaaaataaaaacccgACATGcagaataatttagaaattttttttgccatTAAAATCTTATCTTCAATGACAGGCGTAACGCTTATGGATCTCGACAAGGTATCGTAAAACGATCGAGATTTTCGAATCGAAAAAAATCGCGACAAGTGAGACAATGATGGATTCGCATAGAGAACAAAAAGGGTGGTGGAACTCACAGAACGGTGGTGTTGGTAGGCACCCGCGGCATCTGGCTCAGCTTTTGGAACATGCATCGCACATGCATCATAAAGCACACGCATTTCTGCGGGCATTCTGTCGCAGTCTGCGTAGAGGAGTCCGCCGCTAACAGGAGCAGCGGGGCCAGCTGCAGCCAAACCAAGAGGTCCCCGAGCAGCCTCATGTCCCTCGTTTAATCGCGATGACTCTCGCACAGCGTATCCCAGAAAAACAGCCTCTCGCCGCGGCACCACGTGGAGTTCATCGGACGGTCGCGCGCGCGCCCGCGCGTGTACTCACGCGCTCTCTCGGGTACTTTCACCGCGATCGCAGGGAGAtcaatgagagagaaagagagaatccGGTCGGCTCGGGATACTCGATATAATACACACCGGTCGGCACTCGCGTTCCGCGAGTTCAGCGGAGGACAGAGGAGCCGGGAAGATGGAGAGGAAGAGACCACGGCCGCCGCGATCGTCCCGTTCAATTCCCGCGCGGCGGCAGCCACTATACTGTAGCTCTACGCGGCTCCTACTCGCGCCTGGACCCCGGGACCCCGCATCGCGCCAGCGGGTCCATCGAGAATCGAGACCCGAGACCCGAGACCCGCACGTTGCGCGGGAGAAATACAAAAGGTTCCTCCCCAAgagcacacgcacacgcgggggactctcgctctctcctctctccgcACCTTCCCGCCGCGCGTCCCTTCCTCTCCGGCTCCGGCGGCTTCTCGCACCGGAGAGGAAGAGGCCACGCACTACGAAGCGGAGAGCAGCGAGCGTGCATCGTATGTAAAGTCTATAAGGGTATACCTATCTCACTCGCGACATTTCCATACTAACGATGGTTACCGCCGGCACCGACGCGACTTtgatagtataaaaaaaaaaaaaaaaaaagagccaACGTGTGCGAGAGCCTATGataagagagggaaagagcgCCGAGAATTGTGTATTGCACCAATCATATCTTGACGTAGCCTAACTAGCTCTGTAAAGATAACAGTATTTAATTGAATCGACTGTTTGGCGACTGTCGAGGCGATCTAGTTTATAAATAGCGCTGCGAAACAGATACTTACATCGAGCTGTTAAGattttgtagaattttattacgaGTCTCGCAGTATGATAAACTGAGATCCGGATTAGTCTTccgtagatatatataatcgagCCCATTTCTTCATTCCGTCTGAATCCTTTCTCTCCAAACAATAATGTATCCCGTATCAAAATCTGATAGAAGAGAATCAATAAACTAGTATATATCCTAGACATATATCCGGAAATTGTATTATCGaagtttgcaatttatttgattttttcttgtattttctCAGATCCAATaactcttacaattagtttgaaaaattgctaaaaaaattatttaaagcacagattttttgtaataaaagaaaaatcaatatttcataaaaaatcttttacagaaaaaaaatagatttttgatttctcttttatttctcacgattgatttttgttttatatataaaatagtaaaaaattaaaaaattataaaaacttattatttaaagaaaaaaatggttttttttctttactctcTTAAAGCCGAAAATGGTGATTTTATcgttaataatgttttcttatTTCATCTATTTGATACATGGAgtagttttataaaagttgattaaatatataatttaattagtttataaGTAACTAAAGTTATTAGTAACCACAAGAGATAAAACATTCACTGCTGAGACATCTGAAAACAAACGATTGTTCGTCTCTCGAAGAATATCGTCGAGTGGCGAAAGAAACAGGCTCAAGCATTCTTCTGTCATTCATAATGTTGTCCCTCAAAGAGGCAACGATAAAGGGGTCGTTGTCGCCTGTCATTGAACATGCTGCATATACGCATAGAACAATGCAAGGTGCAATGACGTAcggaacgagagagaaagtattAACATACTGGGTCACTGTGTAGTGAACtgcatgtaaataattatatacaatatagtcTGAaagttattatacaaatatcaaaattatcatcAAATTATCGTCAAGTTTAAACTGATGCAGCATCCACGTGTTTTTTGTAATGCGCATGTATCTGTACATGTATATCGCATTATGATAATGACATAAACGTAAAACtgatatgaaagaaaataatgcgCACAGTTATTAATTACTAGCATTTTTGTAAtgcaagttattttatttattttcttttaggtACTAATAATTTAGACAGTTATAACTGAATTATGTCATAGTACTATATAAACatcatcaattttaatttatatgtaacaagATGTATTTAAAAGCAATGCACTTAGTTTCACAATCGATCAAAGTTGTTTGTctacttttttatcttgtcaacaatacataaataatacgtacaattattttcagtgACAGAAACTAAttactttctttattatgCCAACAGTTTTACATCTCTTATtactttatgtataaaaagaagCGCGCAACCGTTCGCGACATAAGTAACTATAATCTATTTACTTACTGGAAAATCGAGATTTTCGAATTTCGTCATGTGTGCAATGTCTCGGCAATTAAATCGCGACAATATCActtatcaaatatcaaaagatGCGTTAATCGCAATGGTGTGGAATAATAGACGCATTGACATTCGTTCGCACGCAAAATTCATTTTTGACGCTTTTGAACAATTAAAGAGACGCGGGAAACACGGAACACGTGTCGATCTTGACTAATGTCACATCACTGTAATGTCATaagattatgaaaaatttgggAGTGAAGTATAGGTGAGAGGACTTTTCTGTCATTTCTGACAAAAAccataatataaacaaaattacatatatgagCTATTAAGATGTCGATCAATTTCATGGCAAAAAcgataacaaaataagaataatttttaggcATGACgctttataacattaattacgTTTTGCGTGAGAAATTGTTACGTGCAACGGTATAAGAGTAGATTATATTTCGATGCTgcttaaaatatgtatattggaaGATAAGATATCCTTATTACGAGGAATCGCGAATAAAGTCTCGGCATCAGTCTGAGCTTCTAGCCAGCTCCGTGACGGCGAGATACGTGCTTTATATTAGACTTTATATTAGACTTTATGTGCGCCAGACGTCCCGGCTAGAATTATGCGGAGGAAAATTTGTTGAccttattattacaattttgctCTCCGCATACCATGCTAAAGATTGCAATCcgtattacttattatttaaggaaaaaagaaTGCGCGTACATTTACgtgcattatattaattattaaatttaaattattatatctaccGTCTTAGCCtctaatcaaaattaatccCGGAAccgcaaataaatttttgcgcgTCATATAAATaccgaaaaatataaaaaataatgcaactGTTTGGCGTTAAAGAAAAGTATctcgattttataatatatctgtttatttaaattacaactcaaaaatttataaaatttaaataaaatactattaaaaattaataattaatgataagaGAAACTAGTTCCggcaattattgttttaatttaattttattttaattggaaataagaacataaaaattaagacaAAATATCGCACCTCACGTCatcattagaaaaaaaaaatattacaatatattacacaatatcacattattctttttttatcataggTTTAATAAACGTAgtatttaatgattatttatattaatgattgattgcaatatatacgcatatataatatatctaattttatcatcGCAGTTGTGTAAAGAACTCGGAATATACGCTAGTATCAGACTTATTCCGAGACGCGCGTTCAACCAGATGAAAACGTCCTTCGTAGCGAAAATATCCAGTTTGGAATCGCTGTGCTAGCACAAGAGTAAGGCGTTCTCGCTCTCCTGGTTGCGTCGCTGAAGAATGGGTATGTTTCCTGGGCTATAATCAATTATCGTCCGCTCTCGTCGGTCTCTTTTTAGCGTTACGCGGTATAAAAGCCCTCGGCAGGTGCGTTCTCTCTTCTTCATTCCTGTACTCGATGgtttctcctcttcctccttctaTGATCTACTCTCCGCTCGTTCTCCACGCTCTTCTTCTTTACGTTCGCAATCTGGACGAGTTCCCTATCTAAAGTGTCGAGAGTGATATGAATCACTCGGAGCGTGGAATACATtattcggaaaatttaatgcaggtagatttttttattcatattttttccttttttcataTTCAAGATTCTCATCGTGTTTTGAAATCTGTTTTACTCATCTTATAGATATGTTGATAAATTTGTATCAACTTATAACGATGTTGTTGATCCCCTGTGTGTCTCCTATAAATACGTCCTCAATTAGCTTTGGTTTTCTAAACCTTTTGTATTTTGCTTctcaatatttatagatttatagtCAGAGATGTGCAAAATGGGtgtctaaatttatttgaaataaaaaatgcaaaataattgcaacatttccattaaaaaatgtaaaatacaaaataatttttaaacatccaTTTAAAGtaggaaatgaaaaatagacatttttgaaatggtttttaaaataaaaatgactttttttaaatatttatatttatttatatttaaattcttattctcattatctatttattagattagattagatCTTATACTATccgttcttattttttacgtgAAATTAGATCTGTATTCTAGCATCACTGCTTGATATACGATTGCATGAATGGGTGACATTAGCTTGGTTATACACACAAtgactaaattaaatatttaatgtaggatttattttacaatgaaCAAGTGCAGTgcaatgttacataaatatctatttattaatatttataactaatattatcgatatctcgattaatttttgaatttataaaaaaaatttatctgaaaTAGAAAATGGATAATGAAAACTATTGAAATGGAAATGTAAAATGGCTTTTgaaaacatgtattttaaatacaaaatagacattttacattttcattttaaatgcatttactTCAAATAATACACATCTCTGTTTATAGTATTCTAGTTTCAATAACTTTGCAATTACCttgttaaattttctaatcttcagaaaaaaagttaatcaGCTTGTAGGTATTTTCTTTTCGaatttaaaatgctttatagATATTTCTTGCTTTTTATGTCACTCTTTCTTTGCCAGACTGTTTACATCATTAACACACGCAAATGGTCATCATGATCAAGCTCCATCATTTTACCAGACGACCAAAATTCCTTGAAATACTTGTCATCGATAAACTCGCAATGCATGCGATGATATTGCGTTACTTAAAGTGGTAGATACGTAATCCCGAGTGGGCGCTGACACGAAATACAGCGGATGAAATTTTCTTCGCGAGTCACGATCGAGTCGTCGAAAGGAGGGGTTTCGGCGGGataaatcattttatgacGCAATTATATCTGCTAAAATGGTAACACGATTCTTCTCTTATGTTATACGTACAAtcatatgataattttatcgattccACAAAAAAGAATGcgaatttatatgtaaaaaatgaaaaagatattaatttgaaaaaagaagaatgtaCAGTATGATTCTATCAAAAAAAGAGGAATCCGTCAGATAAAAGGTCAAAAGATTTCAAAGCCAATCGCTCTCCTCCAACAGCGATTAAGTAATGGGGTgatgatatattatagaagTGATTATTTTCAACCGTGTTAATTTTCTAAGGTGCTCGAGTTTgctttatttccttttttggATTTCACTGTATGTGATTGGAAAACGCAGCTGGTGATCGACTATTGAAATCTTTTGACTTTTTACTTATATCGTAACAGATCATGAATCATTATTCTGCTTTCTTCACTACCTATTCTTCTCCGTTTTTCTCCGCTTCTAAATTTATGTTACTCTGGGCTTTCTGTTAGTATAATTACTCCGAGCGTTCAAATCAATTGAAATAACAatgcggtaaaaaaaaaaagaagttttttacagaaaagaacAAGTTCTCCTGAAAAGGATATAATGCGAAGGACGAAAAAGACGATAGAGGCGGTGCGTTTGCACTGCGGAGCTGCATTTAAGTCTGCGCGAAGCTGCATGTGCACAATTTGTTTTTGTTACTTCCGGAGATCCCATCTGTTTTTAGGCTGGTGCAGAGCGAACCCGTTTGTCACGCCTTCACCGACAGATTTCCGCTCTTTGTTCATCGGCTCTATTTCAGTTTTGTCCTTGCGTTGCATCGGTCCGCAGATGTACGTGAAGGGGCGTAGGTGTAGGTATACCGTCAGCGCCGTAATTTGCATCGTGATATCGAATATCGATTACATAATTCGTAACGCAACGGGAGATCTCTCGTTTTGTTAAGTCCCgatcatatgtataataggAAGCAATTATTGTTACATAACTGTAACAAATGTACGTCTGTATCGGATATAGAAACTAGAGACACAAATTAGATTCAAAGTAGATGAACgtgtttcttaattatatatatatatatatatatatatatatatatatatttattatagctttataaacataaaataagcGTATGTCTTAATTCTTTAATGGAAAAATCTAAGGTAAAATCGAACTCTGTTCTTTTGTTTTTCGTTTTCGCTCTTTATTCAAATGCGTTTCGGacataatgtatttatagGTAAAGTGGTGCTTCCGCTATTGACAGTAAATCGAACAAGGCTAATCGCAATCTTCCTGTATGCAATACGCACTATGATGGAAATCGTTGGAGATCGCTGAATCCAACGAATCATTCGTTACATTAGCTATACTTCTAGTTATTAGAAACAGACTGTCAAAAACAAGATCGATAATACCTTTTTGcatgatgtatattttatttattgcattattacaaaaacaaattaaatatatatatatatatatatatatatatatatatatatatatatatatttaattatattatactagtacatatattactttagCACGTAAtgctaaaagtaaaaataaaataaaataaaattgtttttgcacGTTTTCGCAGAGTCATAAAATGTGCAATATCATAAAGATATGAttagtgaaaaaatttatatgcaataaaacaAGTTTATTGTGATATATGTGCATTCGATATTAAtactcaattttataaattcgatCTTTCGTCGTATATTTGCTTAGAATAAACGTTTCTGTCTTGGCAATCGTGAATTTAAACGAGACATGCACCAGCCggtatattaaagtataataatcatatgtgTACGCAAGCTAGCAAAGTGTTCGGGCACTCAAATACTCGAACACTCTTGACATATGaatgtatatgaatatacCACAGCTGGaaagcagaaaaaaaacaagtaaatttaaagaaaattatttcggttttaaaatatttaattgctgTAAGAAAATAAGTTCTAGGCTtaacagaataaatatatacattctcacgtattataatatatacattcttacatattataataacaaaaatatatatatgtatatatatatatatatatatatataaattttatatatatatatgtatataaatatgtatataaataatatttatatatatatatacatgtatataaaatttatactatatatatgaaatatttatataatatgtggcTCTATATCTTACATATAGGTTTCCCATCTGATCACATATGTGCATctgatatttatgtttatgtaaatCACATTCATGATATTTCTCTCAATAAACTGAATTGTTGgatctatatttttctacattttaaaaaaaggaacacaatataaatattctaagagagagagagagagaaagagactctTTCACAATACAAGCCTGCGTCATTTTAAACAAAGAAGCTAGgtattacatttacatatgtgagagtatatataatttactgtcAATTAAAcagttttgtatttattttataattaatttaatatacgcgGAAGAAAGAGTCTCATTCGTCACAAGTTGAAATACGGTACTGTTCCATGTGTCATGGACTTGTGGCCGAGGCGCGGCTACAGAAATAGCTCGTGACTCAATATTTAGGCAGCGCTGATTTGATGCAGCATTTTCGTCACGGAGTCGTCCCTTAGGACGGCACAATCCTGTCGACAACAGGAAATTTGCCATCTACATCAGCATACGGTCATGTTGCAGCCGATTAAACATTAAAGATACATTCTATTAATATGATAGAATTTAAATcgacaagaaaaaataatttgtcgaGAGCTTCAAAatctataatgtatatgtttcaAGATTTGCGCaaattttctgcaaaattataacatttgtttggaaaaataaatataaatttgaattaactatatttaattaatttttaaaatgatctataatttgaattaaatatatttaataaatttataaaattattgtatctaTGCACGTTAATACTATGCTAATGTTAGATTTTAGTGGAATAAAGGCATAGTCAGaagtttagataaaaatttattgaagtcTTTAATGTATTCGTGTAACATAACTTGTGACAACGCATGTGGATCGTACgcatctataaatttattggtatattattcattttataaattattttatacaagtcCACAAACGATGGACGTACTTATCGTCGCGCAAGATTATGACGGATACATAATCTGtccatgtatgtacatttaatatatgtaatatacatatatcttatcTACCctgtaaagtataaatatgtatattacatatcgTTGCACAAAATTATGACAGATGACTAATCTGTCtatgtacatttaatatacatatattttatctatctatcatgtaaagtataaatatgtatattgcacatattacatatataatgcatgtaatatacatatatacatttttataggAAACATGTTGCACGGGTTGCTCTCACGTGGTTCGTCTTCGACACTTGACCCGCGCTCGtccaaatgtttttatatgaaatgtaaAGCAAACGTAACCGGTTAAACTACTAAGTTTGTACTCTGCTTTCGCCGTTCCTATAACTAAAACGTTATTTGGTATTGCAAatggtatttaaaatattaataataagaaataaaagaagaaaaaataatatgaaattttttatatattgcagatttttttagaaattcagTCCTGTTTACAAAAAGTCTTGGATAAAAAGCCGGTCTATAAAGATTCAGCGTTTTATATGGAAAAGCCAAACTTTTACAAGAAGAcagattttacaaaaaattcgcTTACATTTTTCTGACAAAATCCTAGTCtatgtcataaaaaaaaaaaaaaaaaaaaaaaagaatcactAGCGGCGAGCGCGTTTTGCCAATTAACACTTAATACTATTATCTCACTCTAACACCACCTCAGTTCTCGATGCATGGAAAATAACTGACTGAATATTTTCAACAGCGATAGACAAATACAGTTTGGATCACTTCATAATTCGAAATGAttgaacgaaaaaaattaattattcttaaaccTACGTGTTCTATGTACACATGGATAAAGTTTATCGGCGCGCTAAGAAGTCTTACGCCACTTTAATAGGGAAGTACAGTTTTTCACACGAAGAAGACATTCCACTGTTAAAGCGTCCTTTACCCTTGTGGCGCTTATTGGCACGGAATTTCGTATAAAACTGACTTTTAGAATAATTCACTGAAGACACATCttctgatattaaatattgcatttcaTCCTCTATTTCCACCTAAAACATCGTCACCGACAATGTCCCTTTACGCGTCAGTCTCAACCTGCGTATAACGAACCGGTGGAACTCACGCCAGCTTCATGTATATGGTGCGCTCTCGCATCTTGCATTGCTTGAGTTCCTTGAGCGCTCGTTGCGCTTCGCTAGGTGACGAGAATGCCACTCGCGCATCTCCCGTTGGCATGCCCCTTTCATTGTAACGGCGAATTACGTTTTCTCGTTTAACGTCAAAGTCACCGAAAAATTCGATAATCTCATTGATGTCCGCTTTGAACGGCACATTTTCGAGCGATAATACACAGCCAGGTTTACCGAAACCCTCGACATAGTCCATAGACGGCGGGTGTCGACCCAGCATGTGCCGTGGCATGCCCATCAATCCGGGTGGACAGCGGGGCCCGAAACCGGTATTACTGAATCGCGGCGGCATGTGACTTAATGGGCCAACGGAAAAGCGTGGTGGTCTTTGGTGCTGCTCCATCGGCGGAAAGTGCTGCTGTTGCGTCTGCTGCTGCGCTTCCATCATGCCGAGAGTTTCGAGCATTTTGGCGCGTGGTACTAGCTCGATAGTGGGTACGTTCTTACCTAGTGGCAGACCGTTTTTAGCGATAGCCCGTTCCGCTTTCTCGGCCGAGTCGAACTCACAGAAACACTCTCCCGCTGGTTTGCCTTGCTGATTGAGCATCATATGAATGCAGAGCGGCACGATGCCGATGTCTGAGAAGAAGTCGAAGATGTCGCGGTCGATTGTCTGAAAGGGCAAACCGCGCATGAGAATACAATCTGTTTGGTTCATGCTCACTTGCTCGTGCTCGCGCTTCGCTTGCGCAAACTTCTCCTCGCTGATAGCGGTTGCAGTCACTTGCTTGTTGCCAATCTTCAGTGTCGTGTTCAACGACGACTTGGCGTCCTCGAGTCGTGCGAATTGTACGTAAGCCATGTACTGGGTAGTGCCAGACTCTTTATTACTGGTGATGAAGAGATCGTTGATTTTCCAATCGTGGAATAGCTTAGCTATGTCCATTTCTTTGGTGAAGGACGGTAGTTCAGTCAAGAGAATACACATGGAATTTCTCACGTCGCCATCATCCTCCTTGTCAGGTGAATAAGAGTTCACTgctttgtcaaaaatattttcgtccAAATGAAGTACCTCCACTTCGGAATTTCGCACATATCTCGTTTCGCTTAGAGCTTGTTCTTTACCTTCGGCCTTAGCAAACTTGATATACGCGATACCTACGCGATTACCGTGATTGTCGTTGATTATCTTCATGCCGTCCTTTCTGATGTAGATACCTTGAAAGGCGTGACGTAGATCCGCATACGTCGCGGTCAACGGCATGTTGCGTACCTCTACGCAATGACCGCCACTGCTACTGCCATTCTTGTTGTCCGAGAATCTCGAGTCTCTGCCGGACTTCCTACCGGACGTTTGACGATCGTTCTCATAGTTTCCGAAATTGGCACCAGCCTGAAACGCATGCGGATTGCGCCGACCCTCGAGCTCCTGCATTTTgctgagaaaattattatttggtCTAGTGCCACGATAGCTGCTGCTGTATTCCTGATTGTTGAATTGATTCGATCGGCCAGAAAAACGTCCAGTTTGATCC
It encodes:
- the LOC140670741 gene encoding uncharacterized protein, whose amino-acid sequence is MSVIIRLQNLAWSANALDIRQFFRGLSIPEGGVHIVGGELGDAFIAFSTDEDARQAMMHDGGKIKEMKIKLLLSSRTEMQKVIEAARQQTLSLQCIMQTAPVAVPPAVVPGKQPGSPTDRRDKDNDSESSKDRKDRRDRSRSRDRSRSRDRDRDRDRRDRDRGRDRRRRDRSRSRDRERDRRDRRRRRDRSRSRDRTRSRDRDSKRGSANDRRKDTNEDDNNDVVCVGQFQKDKASAAASKKPLENGVWEVPPQTQMQAALLAPGILGAGVAALSQDSDTQRSAITGFGTSVIGQQPMLQSGQFSINGLNGVGNLMQPHVQALGHTVGMTSLTQNLGTGNLPSLTSLGTRSKEPWNQNEQSRLDQTGRFSGRSNQFNNQEYSSSYRGTRPNNNFLSKMQELEGRRNPHAFQAGANFGNYENDRQTSGRKSGRDSRFSDNKNGSSSGGHCVEVRNMPLTATYADLRHAFQGIYIRKDGMKIINDNHGNRVGIAYIKFAKAEGKEQALSETRYVRNSEVEVLHLDENIFDKAVNSYSPDKEDDGDVRNSMCILLTELPSFTKEMDIAKLFHDWKINDLFITSNKESGTTQYMAYVQFARLEDAKSSLNTTLKIGNKQVTATAISEEKFAQAKREHEQVSMNQTDCILMRGLPFQTIDRDIFDFFSDIGIVPLCIHMMLNQQGKPAGECFCEFDSAEKAERAIAKNGLPLGKNVPTIELVPRAKMLETLGMMEAQQQTQQQHFPPMEQHQRPPRFSVGPLSHMPPRFSNTGFGPRCPPGLMGMPRHMLGRHPPSMDYVEGFGKPGCVLSLENVPFKADINEIIEFFGDFDVKRENVIRRYNERGMPTGDARVAFSSPSEAQRALKELKQCKMRERTIYMKLA